One stretch of Prunus persica cultivar Lovell chromosome G1, Prunus_persica_NCBIv2, whole genome shotgun sequence DNA includes these proteins:
- the LOC18791080 gene encoding uncharacterized protein LOC18791080, which translates to MTMVPAAHQNLSKQHHRYLYSGYGGCGANYNTAEDQSFGLMSTTSQVEEGYEYNYYCCNNNSSNNNNNINSIVTESDHLHHHLAAIDPMAEDESRTNSVNEAGSSSKDAPDDRDNEGWLQLTIGGSNNHQPAATVDQTPRGLRDTLSGPGLIELDLLPPGQDAALSSSIRQVRSMQHHHMPPMFLVPPEIRPLSSSSSARLQFHSNFSTSATSLYFQHPGPGMSTSSSSLFPHHEGNWQFRPTVPHNNIGMASTSSSSYSTSSFTQLGSPYFPRPLHHQYHHDMNVAGPSLDFRVVDPPRRPQSGIWFMLQASQNQEKEPFLPQIPKSYLRIKDRRMTIRLIKKYLVNKLRLDSESEVEITCRGQQLLPFLTLQHVRDNIWSLREAPALLPDSSTTATDHVMVLHYARTASTSASN; encoded by the exons TGACCATGGTTCCTGCTGCTCATCAAAACTTATCCAAACAACATCATCGATATCTTTACAGTGGTTATGGTGGATGCGGTGCCAATTACAACACGGCAGAAGATCAGAGCTTCGGTCTTATGAGTACTACTAGTCAAGTAGAAGAAGGTTATGAgtataattattattgttgtaATAAtaacagcagcaacaacaataataatattaacagTATCGTTACGGAATCTGATCATCTTCATCACCATCTTGCGGCGATTGATCCAATGGCTGAGGATGAGTCGAGAACCAACAGTGTAAACGAAGCCGGTTCAAGTTCAAAGGATGCTCCAGATGACAGGGACAACGAAGGATGGCTTCAATTGACTATAGGCGGCTCCAACAATCATCAACCAGCTGCAACCGTAGACCAAACCCCCAGAGGCTTAAGGGACACTCTTTCTGGTCCCGGTTTGATTGAGCTCGATCTATTACCACCTGGCCAAGACGCTGCTCTTTCATCATCCATACGACAAGTCAGGTCTATGCAGCATCATCATATGCCTCCAATGTTTCTTGTTCCTCCAGAAATCCgtcctctttcttcttcttcttccgcTAGGCTGCAATTTCATTCGAATTTCTCTACGAGTGCTACATCTTTATACTTTCAACACCCGGGGCCGGGAATGAGCACCTCCTCATCGAGTTTGTTTCCTCACCACGAGGGCAACTGGCAATTCAGGCCAACTGTCCCTCATAATAATATAGGGATGGCTTcaacctcttcttcttcttattcaaCTTCCTCTTTCACACAACTGGGTTCCCCCTATTTTCCTCGTCCGCTTCATCATCAGTATCATCACGACATGAATGTTGCTGGGCCAAGCTTAGATTTCAGAGTTGTTGATCCTCCCAGGAGGCCCCAGTCGGGCATTTGGTTTATGCTCCAAGCATCCCAGAATCA AGAAAAAGAACCGTTCTTGCCACAGATACCCAAAAGCTACCTAAGAATCAA GGATAGAAGGATGACAATCCGGTTGATAAAGAAGTATCTGGTTAACAAGCTGAGACTGGATAGCGAATCAGAG GTAGAGATAACATGTAGAGGACAGCAGCTTCTACCTTTCTTGACGTTGCAGCATGTAAGAGATAACATATGGAGTCTAAGGGAAGCACCGGCTTTGCTTCCAGACTCCTCAACCACAGCCACTGATCATGTCATGGTGCTGCACTACGCTAGGACGGCCTCCACTTCTGCTTCAAACTGA